From Methanobacterium congolense, one genomic window encodes:
- the dapB gene encoding 4-hydroxy-tetrahydrodipicolinate reductase — MIKVAVTGACGRMGSKIIKTVLQQDDMEVVAAIEAPNSPFEGKDVGETIGIGEIGVKVTGAENLKKELEAKKPDVLVDFTIAKAAMVTIKTCAECGVNLVVGTTGFTDEEMESIRSTIEKNSIKAVIAPNMAVGVNVFFKVVRDLARILGDYDVEIIEAHHKHKKDAPSGTAVRAAEIIAEELNRNMDDVGVYGRKGLVGERTADEIGIHAVRGGDIVGDHTVLFAGEGERIEFVHRAQSRQSFVNGVIKAVRYVVTAEEGRISDMGDVLGLN, encoded by the coding sequence ATGATAAAAGTGGCTGTAACAGGTGCATGCGGAAGGATGGGTTCAAAGATAATCAAAACAGTACTTCAACAGGATGATATGGAAGTTGTGGCAGCAATAGAGGCTCCAAACTCTCCCTTTGAAGGTAAGGATGTTGGGGAGACCATAGGGATTGGAGAAATTGGTGTGAAGGTCACAGGGGCTGAAAACCTCAAAAAAGAGCTTGAAGCGAAGAAACCAGATGTGCTCGTTGACTTCACAATAGCCAAGGCTGCAATGGTCACCATAAAGACATGTGCAGAGTGCGGTGTGAACCTGGTGGTTGGAACAACAGGATTCACAGATGAAGAGATGGAAAGTATCAGATCCACAATAGAAAAGAACAGTATCAAGGCAGTAATAGCTCCTAACATGGCCGTTGGTGTCAACGTGTTCTTCAAGGTTGTGCGTGACCTTGCAAGGATACTTGGAGACTACGATGTCGAGATCATCGAAGCCCACCACAAGCACAAGAAGGATGCACCATCTGGAACAGCAGTAAGGGCAGCTGAAATCATAGCAGAGGAGCTCAACCGCAACATGGACGACGTTGGGGTTTACGGCAGAAAGGGACTGGTCGGTGAGAGAACCGCAGATGAGATAGGCATACATGCCGTGCGTGGAGGAGACATTGTGGGAGACCACACAGTACTCTTTGCAGGTGAAGGAGAACGAATAGAATTTGTTCATAGGGCCCAAAGCAGACAATCATTTGTAAATGGAGTTATAAAGGCAGTTAGATATGTTGTAACTGCAGAAGAAGGAAGGATCAGTGATATGGGAGATGTTTTAGGTTTAAACTGA
- a CDS encoding phospholipase D-like domain-containing protein yields MLFQRDDYVTEFLPTFLKEDRSYLRKIHERISYAQNYIYIIYPWITLGEELVTAFENALSNNPNLEVYLITKLQREDVFRRIHQLDDVEQWKSIFGDRLFVKYNNHVHSKIIVIDDSEMILGSSNLTGSGLGSSRENEGHPQIEANLYTDDPSAVAGGSNFFADVWNHETSKEYAEDEYVLSCKSHNLSGIFQNYKGEFNKITKREDITFSNNGIVDFKGNLAFYDENKMYLLGNTRKDIAVKFIGDTENLTTSHIGEPLEVSGKLMDVKGCCEFTLMDPDLVDDNYAKISELKSDLARVNVIGMVSKLPREIKDESGRVYLVLIKLVDDTGSVTLELWDDNIPREKIKKGSIVEVINGFTKIYNGELRLGLRKDGNIEIIRGS; encoded by the coding sequence ATGCTTTTTCAGCGTGATGACTACGTCACAGAGTTTCTCCCAACGTTTTTAAAGGAAGACAGGTCCTACCTCAGGAAGATCCATGAAAGGATAAGCTACGCCCAGAACTACATCTACATCATATACCCCTGGATAACCCTGGGTGAAGAACTTGTAACGGCGTTTGAAAATGCTTTATCCAACAATCCCAACCTTGAAGTTTATTTAATAACCAAACTTCAAAGGGAGGATGTTTTCAGGCGTATTCATCAACTGGATGATGTTGAACAGTGGAAAAGTATCTTCGGGGACAGACTGTTTGTGAAGTACAACAACCATGTACACTCCAAGATCATTGTAATAGATGACTCTGAGATGATCCTGGGCTCCTCTAATCTAACTGGAAGCGGTCTGGGATCCTCCAGGGAAAATGAGGGACATCCCCAGATAGAGGCAAATCTTTACACAGACGATCCAAGTGCTGTGGCTGGGGGTTCAAACTTCTTTGCAGATGTCTGGAACCATGAAACATCAAAGGAGTATGCTGAAGATGAATACGTACTATCATGCAAGTCCCACAACCTCTCGGGAATCTTCCAGAACTACAAGGGAGAATTCAACAAGATAACCAAAAGGGAAGACATCACATTTTCAAATAATGGAATCGTTGATTTCAAGGGAAACCTTGCCTTCTATGACGAAAACAAGATGTATCTACTTGGAAATACCAGAAAGGATATTGCAGTGAAATTCATAGGAGATACTGAGAATTTAACGACCTCACATATTGGTGAACCCCTAGAAGTATCTGGAAAGCTCATGGATGTTAAAGGATGCTGTGAATTCACTTTGATGGATCCAGACCTTGTGGATGATAATTACGCTAAGATAAGTGAGTTGAAGAGTGACCTGGCCAGAGTTAACGTTATTGGAATGGTTTCAAAACTTCCTAGGGAAATTAAAGATGAATCTGGAAGGGTTTACTTGGTTCTGATTAAACTCGTCGATGATACTGGAAGCGTAACTTTAGAACTGTGGGACGACAACATTCCAAGGGAAAAGATTAAAAAAGGTTCAATAGTAGAAGTAATAAATGGATTTACAAAAATATACAACGGAGAATTGAGATTAGGTCTCAGAAAAGATGGAAATATTGAAATAATAAGGGGAAGTTGA